A genome region from Stegostoma tigrinum isolate sSteTig4 chromosome 37, sSteTig4.hap1, whole genome shotgun sequence includes the following:
- the LOC132206363 gene encoding uncharacterized protein LOC132206363 isoform X2, producing the protein MDYHFRMATYSRRLSEYSFQETQDTTCHNTLEPDCFPLSKSSSATLFPRRDSIEERPTIKQELRKTLSGFVSPSETDMRCPYHPSCFTPQNNFTVIPLCRCFQMGAIPDANHTTELPVFQDNLKAHSNSHRSTNFSMRRDADTMLCADSNLGKLQAKVMHRSCSDIICDYGEKCYPADDVHTKITAAYQAPVLGRDYGIISPSEMMSKECNQKIVINISESEIDTRQQENDRESATIADYQVNSMENDICSPLHRGHLMFSENSPDCSGVKVIQESGEQYQGNEMAENETITLGQCNITYREGVASHQNSLMGNQTCTRHQSHLMSGLMIQDTTPAYCHSLPIPAVHLFPRLVSSVSESGRGTVVDACCHPLPVSGILAFPRLVSSVSESGLDARHLLKCHGTLENEAINAATERNSHDTSNRNKVELEKFTHSFSPSSQTNDEGVRTRDMWTMTTDLTLRCHHQLERKDAGVQTSLAVDCRSVGTSPLSPTDSCLVHMFPEVNLEENQLIQESPVREVKWDDKGMTWEVYGASVDPEVLGLAIQKHLEIQIEQHEKDKMSTAEMTVKQLDNHGDGTRVVGQRGKEKRHLPGFRNMMSSLRHPTCCVRSSAAID; encoded by the exons ATGG ACTATCATTTCAGAATGGCTACCTACAGTCGAAGGCTATCTGAATATTCCTTCCAGGAAACCCAAGACACAACATGTCATAACACTCTGGAACCAGATTGTTTCCCACTTTCAAAAAGTTCTTCTGCCACCCTATTCCCCAGAAGGGACAGCATAGAAGAAAGGCCAACCATTAAACAGGAACTGAGGAAGACCCTCAGTGGCTTTGTCTCTCCAAGTGAAACTGACATGAGGTGCCCTTATCATCCGTCTTGCTTCACACCGCAAAATAATTTCACTGTGATCCCCTTATGTCGCTGCTTCCAGATGGGAGCCATCCCTGATGCTAATCATACCACTGAACTCCCAGTATTTCAGGATAATTTGAAAGCTCACAGCAACAGCCACAGGAGCACCAACTTCTCTATGAGAAGGGATGCAGACACAATGTTATGTGCAGACTCAAACCTAGGAAAATTACAGGCAAAGGTGATGCACAGAAGTTGCTCAGATATCATTTGTGATTATGGGGAGAAATGCTATCCAGCTGATGATGTGCATACTAAGATTACTGCTGCATATCAAGCTCCTGTGCTGGGCAGAGACTATGGTATAATTTCTCCAAGTGAAATGATGTCTAAAGAATGTAACCAGAAGATTGTGATCAATATTTCAGAGAGTGAGATTGACACCAGGCAACAGGAAAATGACAGAGAAAGTGCAACCATTGCAGACTACCAAGTCAATAGTATGGAGAATGACATTTGCAGTCCCTTGCATCGGGGCCATCTCATGTTTTCAGAGAACTCTCCCGATTGCTCTGGTGTCAAGGTTATCCAAGAATCTGGTGAACAATATCAAGGCAATGAAATGGCAGAAAATGAGACAATCACCTTGGGTCAGTGTAACATCACATATCGGGAAGGAGTTGCCTCTCATCAAAATAGTTTAATGGGTAATCAAACTTGTACTAGACACCAAAGCCACTTGATGTCTGGTTTGATGATTCAAGACACCACTCCTGCTTATTGTCATTCACTGCCAATCCCTGCTGTCCATCTCTTTCCAAGACTAGTCAGTTCTGTCAGTGAATCTGGAAGAGGAACTGTTGTTGATGCATGTTGTCATCCACTGCCAGTTTCAGGGATTCTGGCATTCCCACGGTTGGTGTCTTCAGTGAGTGAATCGGGGCTAGATGCGAGGCATCTTCTGAAATGCCATGGAACACTAGAAAATGAAGCTATTAATGCTGCAACTGAAAGGAATTCTCATGACACTTCCAATAGGAATAAAGTGGAACTGGAAAAATTTACTCACTCTTTTTCACCAAGCAGTCAAACTAATGATGAGGGTGTGAGAACACGAGACATGTGGACAATGACAACAGATCTGACCCTTCGATGTCATCATCAACTGGAACGTAAGGATGCAGGGGTACAGACCTCCTTGGCAGTTGACTGCAGGTCAGTGGGCACCAGCCCCTTGTCTCCAACTGATAGTTGCCTAGTTCATATGTTTCCAGAGGTTAACCTTGAAGAGAACCAGCTAATCCAGGAATCTCCAGTTCgggaagtgaaatgggatgacaAGGGAATGACATGGGAAGTCTATGGGGCTTCTGTAGACCCTGAGGTCCTTGGGCTGGCTATCCAGAAACATCTGGAGATTCAGATAGAACAACATGAAAAAGACAAGATGTCAACAGCTGAAATGACAGTGAAGCAGTTGGATAATCATGGTGATGGAACACGAGTGGTGGGACAGCGAGGAAAAGAGAAGAGACATTTGCCAGGTTTTAGGAATATGATGTCTTCTTTAAGGCATCCAACATGTTGTGTGCGTTCCAGTGCAGCAATAGACTGA
- the LOC132206363 gene encoding uncharacterized protein LOC132206363 isoform X1 has product MLPADYHFRMATYSRRLSEYSFQETQDTTCHNTLEPDCFPLSKSSSATLFPRRDSIEERPTIKQELRKTLSGFVSPSETDMRCPYHPSCFTPQNNFTVIPLCRCFQMGAIPDANHTTELPVFQDNLKAHSNSHRSTNFSMRRDADTMLCADSNLGKLQAKVMHRSCSDIICDYGEKCYPADDVHTKITAAYQAPVLGRDYGIISPSEMMSKECNQKIVINISESEIDTRQQENDRESATIADYQVNSMENDICSPLHRGHLMFSENSPDCSGVKVIQESGEQYQGNEMAENETITLGQCNITYREGVASHQNSLMGNQTCTRHQSHLMSGLMIQDTTPAYCHSLPIPAVHLFPRLVSSVSESGRGTVVDACCHPLPVSGILAFPRLVSSVSESGLDARHLLKCHGTLENEAINAATERNSHDTSNRNKVELEKFTHSFSPSSQTNDEGVRTRDMWTMTTDLTLRCHHQLERKDAGVQTSLAVDCRSVGTSPLSPTDSCLVHMFPEVNLEENQLIQESPVREVKWDDKGMTWEVYGASVDPEVLGLAIQKHLEIQIEQHEKDKMSTAEMTVKQLDNHGDGTRVVGQRGKEKRHLPGFRNMMSSLRHPTCCVRSSAAID; this is encoded by the exons ATGTTACCAGCAG ACTATCATTTCAGAATGGCTACCTACAGTCGAAGGCTATCTGAATATTCCTTCCAGGAAACCCAAGACACAACATGTCATAACACTCTGGAACCAGATTGTTTCCCACTTTCAAAAAGTTCTTCTGCCACCCTATTCCCCAGAAGGGACAGCATAGAAGAAAGGCCAACCATTAAACAGGAACTGAGGAAGACCCTCAGTGGCTTTGTCTCTCCAAGTGAAACTGACATGAGGTGCCCTTATCATCCGTCTTGCTTCACACCGCAAAATAATTTCACTGTGATCCCCTTATGTCGCTGCTTCCAGATGGGAGCCATCCCTGATGCTAATCATACCACTGAACTCCCAGTATTTCAGGATAATTTGAAAGCTCACAGCAACAGCCACAGGAGCACCAACTTCTCTATGAGAAGGGATGCAGACACAATGTTATGTGCAGACTCAAACCTAGGAAAATTACAGGCAAAGGTGATGCACAGAAGTTGCTCAGATATCATTTGTGATTATGGGGAGAAATGCTATCCAGCTGATGATGTGCATACTAAGATTACTGCTGCATATCAAGCTCCTGTGCTGGGCAGAGACTATGGTATAATTTCTCCAAGTGAAATGATGTCTAAAGAATGTAACCAGAAGATTGTGATCAATATTTCAGAGAGTGAGATTGACACCAGGCAACAGGAAAATGACAGAGAAAGTGCAACCATTGCAGACTACCAAGTCAATAGTATGGAGAATGACATTTGCAGTCCCTTGCATCGGGGCCATCTCATGTTTTCAGAGAACTCTCCCGATTGCTCTGGTGTCAAGGTTATCCAAGAATCTGGTGAACAATATCAAGGCAATGAAATGGCAGAAAATGAGACAATCACCTTGGGTCAGTGTAACATCACATATCGGGAAGGAGTTGCCTCTCATCAAAATAGTTTAATGGGTAATCAAACTTGTACTAGACACCAAAGCCACTTGATGTCTGGTTTGATGATTCAAGACACCACTCCTGCTTATTGTCATTCACTGCCAATCCCTGCTGTCCATCTCTTTCCAAGACTAGTCAGTTCTGTCAGTGAATCTGGAAGAGGAACTGTTGTTGATGCATGTTGTCATCCACTGCCAGTTTCAGGGATTCTGGCATTCCCACGGTTGGTGTCTTCAGTGAGTGAATCGGGGCTAGATGCGAGGCATCTTCTGAAATGCCATGGAACACTAGAAAATGAAGCTATTAATGCTGCAACTGAAAGGAATTCTCATGACACTTCCAATAGGAATAAAGTGGAACTGGAAAAATTTACTCACTCTTTTTCACCAAGCAGTCAAACTAATGATGAGGGTGTGAGAACACGAGACATGTGGACAATGACAACAGATCTGACCCTTCGATGTCATCATCAACTGGAACGTAAGGATGCAGGGGTACAGACCTCCTTGGCAGTTGACTGCAGGTCAGTGGGCACCAGCCCCTTGTCTCCAACTGATAGTTGCCTAGTTCATATGTTTCCAGAGGTTAACCTTGAAGAGAACCAGCTAATCCAGGAATCTCCAGTTCgggaagtgaaatgggatgacaAGGGAATGACATGGGAAGTCTATGGGGCTTCTGTAGACCCTGAGGTCCTTGGGCTGGCTATCCAGAAACATCTGGAGATTCAGATAGAACAACATGAAAAAGACAAGATGTCAACAGCTGAAATGACAGTGAAGCAGTTGGATAATCATGGTGATGGAACACGAGTGGTGGGACAGCGAGGAAAAGAGAAGAGACATTTGCCAGGTTTTAGGAATATGATGTCTTCTTTAAGGCATCCAACATGTTGTGTGCGTTCCAGTGCAGCAATAGACTGA
- the LOC132206363 gene encoding uncharacterized protein LOC132206363 isoform X3: MATYSRRLSEYSFQETQDTTCHNTLEPDCFPLSKSSSATLFPRRDSIEERPTIKQELRKTLSGFVSPSETDMRCPYHPSCFTPQNNFTVIPLCRCFQMGAIPDANHTTELPVFQDNLKAHSNSHRSTNFSMRRDADTMLCADSNLGKLQAKVMHRSCSDIICDYGEKCYPADDVHTKITAAYQAPVLGRDYGIISPSEMMSKECNQKIVINISESEIDTRQQENDRESATIADYQVNSMENDICSPLHRGHLMFSENSPDCSGVKVIQESGEQYQGNEMAENETITLGQCNITYREGVASHQNSLMGNQTCTRHQSHLMSGLMIQDTTPAYCHSLPIPAVHLFPRLVSSVSESGRGTVVDACCHPLPVSGILAFPRLVSSVSESGLDARHLLKCHGTLENEAINAATERNSHDTSNRNKVELEKFTHSFSPSSQTNDEGVRTRDMWTMTTDLTLRCHHQLERKDAGVQTSLAVDCRSVGTSPLSPTDSCLVHMFPEVNLEENQLIQESPVREVKWDDKGMTWEVYGASVDPEVLGLAIQKHLEIQIEQHEKDKMSTAEMTVKQLDNHGDGTRVVGQRGKEKRHLPGFRNMMSSLRHPTCCVRSSAAID, encoded by the coding sequence ATGGCTACCTACAGTCGAAGGCTATCTGAATATTCCTTCCAGGAAACCCAAGACACAACATGTCATAACACTCTGGAACCAGATTGTTTCCCACTTTCAAAAAGTTCTTCTGCCACCCTATTCCCCAGAAGGGACAGCATAGAAGAAAGGCCAACCATTAAACAGGAACTGAGGAAGACCCTCAGTGGCTTTGTCTCTCCAAGTGAAACTGACATGAGGTGCCCTTATCATCCGTCTTGCTTCACACCGCAAAATAATTTCACTGTGATCCCCTTATGTCGCTGCTTCCAGATGGGAGCCATCCCTGATGCTAATCATACCACTGAACTCCCAGTATTTCAGGATAATTTGAAAGCTCACAGCAACAGCCACAGGAGCACCAACTTCTCTATGAGAAGGGATGCAGACACAATGTTATGTGCAGACTCAAACCTAGGAAAATTACAGGCAAAGGTGATGCACAGAAGTTGCTCAGATATCATTTGTGATTATGGGGAGAAATGCTATCCAGCTGATGATGTGCATACTAAGATTACTGCTGCATATCAAGCTCCTGTGCTGGGCAGAGACTATGGTATAATTTCTCCAAGTGAAATGATGTCTAAAGAATGTAACCAGAAGATTGTGATCAATATTTCAGAGAGTGAGATTGACACCAGGCAACAGGAAAATGACAGAGAAAGTGCAACCATTGCAGACTACCAAGTCAATAGTATGGAGAATGACATTTGCAGTCCCTTGCATCGGGGCCATCTCATGTTTTCAGAGAACTCTCCCGATTGCTCTGGTGTCAAGGTTATCCAAGAATCTGGTGAACAATATCAAGGCAATGAAATGGCAGAAAATGAGACAATCACCTTGGGTCAGTGTAACATCACATATCGGGAAGGAGTTGCCTCTCATCAAAATAGTTTAATGGGTAATCAAACTTGTACTAGACACCAAAGCCACTTGATGTCTGGTTTGATGATTCAAGACACCACTCCTGCTTATTGTCATTCACTGCCAATCCCTGCTGTCCATCTCTTTCCAAGACTAGTCAGTTCTGTCAGTGAATCTGGAAGAGGAACTGTTGTTGATGCATGTTGTCATCCACTGCCAGTTTCAGGGATTCTGGCATTCCCACGGTTGGTGTCTTCAGTGAGTGAATCGGGGCTAGATGCGAGGCATCTTCTGAAATGCCATGGAACACTAGAAAATGAAGCTATTAATGCTGCAACTGAAAGGAATTCTCATGACACTTCCAATAGGAATAAAGTGGAACTGGAAAAATTTACTCACTCTTTTTCACCAAGCAGTCAAACTAATGATGAGGGTGTGAGAACACGAGACATGTGGACAATGACAACAGATCTGACCCTTCGATGTCATCATCAACTGGAACGTAAGGATGCAGGGGTACAGACCTCCTTGGCAGTTGACTGCAGGTCAGTGGGCACCAGCCCCTTGTCTCCAACTGATAGTTGCCTAGTTCATATGTTTCCAGAGGTTAACCTTGAAGAGAACCAGCTAATCCAGGAATCTCCAGTTCgggaagtgaaatgggatgacaAGGGAATGACATGGGAAGTCTATGGGGCTTCTGTAGACCCTGAGGTCCTTGGGCTGGCTATCCAGAAACATCTGGAGATTCAGATAGAACAACATGAAAAAGACAAGATGTCAACAGCTGAAATGACAGTGAAGCAGTTGGATAATCATGGTGATGGAACACGAGTGGTGGGACAGCGAGGAAAAGAGAAGAGACATTTGCCAGGTTTTAGGAATATGATGTCTTCTTTAAGGCATCCAACATGTTGTGTGCGTTCCAGTGCAGCAATAGACTGA